Proteins encoded in a region of the Streptomyces akebiae genome:
- a CDS encoding galactose-binding domain-containing protein, translated as MTRTPRAHRRRRPLMVLALFLTAMGMLLSPSSSSAATGEWWLPTSRPSPDSQINVTGEPFKGTDSAGDVRGFVDAHNHLFSNEAFGGRLICGKVFSTTGIADALKDCPEHYPDGSLAIFDYITHGGDGKHDPVGYPTFKDWPAYDSMTHQANYYAWIERAWRGGQRVLVNDLVTNGMICSIYPFKDRSCDEMTSIRLQAKLTYDLQAYIDAQYGGTGKGWFRIVTDSAQAREVVKQGKLAVVLGVETSEPFGCKQILDIPQCSKEDIDKGLDELYDLGVRSMFLCHKFDNALCGVRFDEHGLGTAINVGQFLSTGTFWQTEKCKGPQKDNPIGGASTEAEEDLPAGTEVPEYDEDAQCNVRGLTDLGEYAVQGMMKRKMMLEIDHMSVKATGQVLDMFEAASYPGVLSSHSWMDLNWTERVYSLGGFVAQYMHGSEEFSTEAKRTDALRTKYDVGYGFGTDFNGIGDHPAPRGANTSNPVTYPFKSVDGGSTIDKQTTGQRTWNYNTDGAAHVGMVPDWIEDIRLVGGQGVVDDLFKGAESYLGTWGSSEAHQAGVNLAKGVSATASSSESNPVTSYQPGRAVDGDGSTRWASDWSDSQWLKLDLGSSRTIKKVTLDWERAYGKAYRIDVSTDGSTWKTVWSTTSGDGGLDTATFSSVSARYVRMLGTDRGTDWGYSLYEVGVYSG; from the coding sequence ATGACCAGGACTCCACGCGCCCACCGCAGACGCAGACCCCTCATGGTGCTGGCGCTGTTCCTGACCGCGATGGGCATGCTGCTCAGCCCGTCGTCGAGTTCGGCGGCCACCGGTGAATGGTGGCTGCCCACCTCACGGCCGTCCCCCGACTCCCAGATCAACGTGACGGGCGAGCCGTTCAAGGGGACCGACTCGGCGGGCGACGTGCGTGGGTTCGTCGACGCGCACAACCATCTGTTCTCCAACGAGGCGTTCGGCGGCCGGCTCATCTGCGGCAAGGTGTTCTCGACCACGGGCATCGCGGACGCGCTGAAGGACTGTCCCGAGCACTACCCGGACGGTTCCCTCGCGATCTTCGACTACATCACCCACGGCGGCGACGGCAAGCACGACCCGGTCGGCTACCCGACGTTCAAGGACTGGCCGGCGTACGACTCGATGACCCACCAGGCCAACTACTACGCCTGGATCGAGCGCGCCTGGCGCGGCGGTCAGCGGGTGCTGGTCAACGACCTGGTCACCAACGGGATGATCTGCTCGATCTACCCGTTCAAGGACCGCAGCTGCGACGAGATGACCTCGATCCGGCTCCAGGCGAAGCTGACGTACGACCTCCAGGCGTACATCGACGCGCAGTACGGCGGCACCGGCAAGGGCTGGTTCCGCATCGTCACCGACAGCGCGCAGGCCCGTGAGGTGGTCAAGCAGGGCAAGCTCGCCGTCGTCCTGGGCGTGGAGACCTCCGAGCCGTTCGGCTGCAAGCAGATCCTCGACATCCCGCAGTGCAGCAAGGAGGACATCGACAAGGGCCTCGACGAGCTGTACGACCTGGGTGTGCGCAGCATGTTCCTGTGCCACAAGTTCGACAACGCGCTGTGCGGCGTCCGCTTCGACGAGCACGGTCTCGGTACGGCCATCAACGTCGGGCAGTTCCTGTCGACCGGCACGTTCTGGCAGACGGAGAAGTGCAAGGGCCCGCAGAAGGACAACCCGATCGGCGGCGCCTCGACGGAGGCCGAGGAGGACCTGCCGGCGGGCACCGAGGTGCCGGAGTACGACGAGGACGCGCAGTGCAACGTGCGGGGGCTGACCGATCTCGGTGAGTACGCCGTCCAGGGCATGATGAAGCGCAAGATGATGCTCGAGATCGACCACATGAGCGTCAAGGCCACCGGCCAGGTGCTGGACATGTTCGAGGCCGCGTCCTACCCGGGCGTGCTGTCCTCGCACAGCTGGATGGACCTCAACTGGACGGAGCGGGTCTACTCCCTCGGCGGTTTCGTCGCCCAGTACATGCACGGCTCCGAGGAGTTCAGCACGGAGGCGAAGCGCACCGACGCGCTGCGGACCAAGTACGACGTGGGCTACGGCTTCGGCACCGACTTCAACGGGATCGGCGACCACCCCGCCCCACGCGGCGCGAACACCTCCAACCCGGTGACGTACCCCTTCAAGAGCGTCGACGGCGGCTCGACGATCGACAAGCAGACCACGGGCCAGCGCACCTGGAACTACAACACCGACGGTGCCGCCCATGTCGGCATGGTCCCGGACTGGATCGAGGACATCAGGCTGGTCGGCGGCCAGGGCGTCGTGGACGACCTCTTCAAGGGCGCCGAGTCCTACCTCGGCACCTGGGGTTCCTCCGAGGCCCACCAGGCGGGCGTGAACCTCGCCAAGGGCGTGTCGGCGACGGCCAGTTCGTCCGAGTCGAACCCCGTCACCAGCTATCAGCCCGGCCGGGCGGTGGACGGCGACGGCTCCACCCGCTGGGCGAGCGACTGGAGCGACAGCCAGTGGCTGAAGCTGGACCTGGGCTCCTCGCGGACGATCAAGAAGGTCACGCTGGACTGGGAACGGGCGTACGGCAAGGCGTACCGGATCGACGTGTCCACCGACGGCTCGACCTGGAAGACCGTGTGGTCCACGACCTCCGGTGACGGCGGTCTGGACACGGCGACGTTCTCCTCGGTGTCGGCGAGATATGTTCGCATGCTGGGGACCGACCGCGGCACGGACTGGGGTTACTCCCTCTACGAGGTCGGCGTCTACAGCGGCTGA
- a CDS encoding LacI family DNA-binding transcriptional regulator has translation MTVNENGRRSSTESGGTRRRRSSASGGERPSTIRDVAARAGVSVATVSRTLAGNYPVSTETRARVMAAVESLHYVVNVHAKALSGRVAGPVALVIKDITGPSLAHVAAGVEQAAADRGRLSLVCATHDDSAREDDLVQLMREQHAAAVLLVGGARQDEAYRRRMAEYATALDAAGSRLVLVGRPPLPGSLPVTVVQYDNRGGAFQATDHLLTAGHRRVLFLGGDPGLSTADQRRDGFLHALRAHGVEHAEELELPGPYTRVSGYQRTREALAAGLDFTAVFAGTDMVATGALAALREAGLDVPGDVSLIGFDDVPFAADLSPALTTVRVPYEDLGRTAVRLALEREERLGGDDHVVLGTQLVIRQSVRTLS, from the coding sequence GTGACGGTCAATGAAAACGGTCGCCGGAGCAGCACCGAATCCGGCGGTACCAGGCGTCGACGGAGCAGCGCCTCGGGCGGGGAGCGGCCCAGCACGATTCGGGATGTCGCCGCGCGGGCCGGGGTCTCCGTAGCAACCGTTTCCCGCACACTCGCCGGGAACTACCCGGTCTCCACGGAGACCAGGGCCCGGGTCATGGCGGCGGTCGAGTCACTGCACTATGTGGTGAACGTGCACGCCAAGGCGCTCTCCGGCCGCGTCGCCGGCCCGGTCGCCCTGGTCATCAAGGACATCACCGGCCCCTCCCTCGCCCATGTCGCGGCGGGGGTGGAGCAGGCGGCCGCCGACCGGGGCCGACTGAGCCTGGTGTGCGCCACGCACGACGACTCGGCCCGCGAGGACGACCTGGTGCAGCTGATGCGCGAGCAGCACGCGGCGGCCGTCCTCCTCGTCGGCGGCGCCCGGCAGGACGAGGCGTACCGGAGGCGGATGGCCGAGTACGCGACGGCGCTGGACGCGGCGGGCTCCCGGCTGGTGCTGGTGGGCCGTCCGCCGCTGCCCGGCTCCCTGCCGGTCACGGTGGTGCAGTACGACAACCGGGGCGGCGCCTTCCAGGCCACCGACCACCTCCTGACCGCCGGGCACCGGCGCGTCCTCTTCCTGGGCGGCGACCCCGGGCTCAGCACGGCCGACCAGCGCCGGGACGGCTTCCTGCACGCCCTGCGCGCCCACGGCGTCGAGCACGCCGAGGAGTTGGAGCTGCCCGGCCCGTACACCCGGGTCTCGGGTTACCAGCGCACCCGGGAGGCGCTGGCGGCCGGTCTCGACTTCACGGCGGTCTTCGCGGGCACCGACATGGTGGCCACGGGCGCGCTCGCCGCGCTGCGCGAGGCCGGGCTCGACGTCCCGGGCGACGTCTCCCTGATCGGCTTCGACGACGTCCCGTTCGCCGCCGACCTCTCCCCCGCGCTGACCACGGTGCGGGTGCCGTACGAGGATCTGGGGCGCACGGCGGTCCGGTTGGCGCTGGAGCGCGAGGAACGCCTGGGCGGCGACGACCATGTGGTGCTGGGCACCCAGCTGGTGATCCGCCAGTCGGTACGTACACTCTCGTGA
- a CDS encoding MarR family winged helix-turn-helix transcriptional regulator, whose translation MEAERRPTVPDAIGAMDGLIATMIVGQQEFARNLGLSVTDLVCFAYVLEAGDAPVTAGDLATRAHVTTGAVTGVLNRLERGGFVTRQPDPADRRRVRVVAVPDAAERVVAVYGPFYARLAELFARYSPDELALLVDWFTRAGELARGYLDESC comes from the coding sequence ATGGAGGCCGAACGCCGCCCCACCGTCCCTGACGCGATCGGTGCCATGGACGGCCTGATTGCGACGATGATCGTCGGCCAGCAGGAGTTCGCCCGGAACCTCGGGCTGAGCGTCACCGACCTCGTCTGCTTCGCGTACGTCCTGGAGGCCGGGGACGCCCCGGTCACCGCCGGTGATCTGGCAACGCGCGCACATGTCACCACGGGGGCGGTGACCGGTGTCCTCAACCGTCTGGAGCGCGGCGGCTTCGTGACCCGGCAGCCCGACCCGGCCGACCGGCGCCGGGTCCGCGTCGTCGCGGTGCCGGACGCCGCCGAGCGGGTGGTGGCCGTCTACGGTCCGTTCTACGCGCGCCTGGCCGAACTCTTCGCCCGCTACTCGCCGGACGAACTGGCCCTGCTCGTCGACTGGTTCACGCGCGCGGGCGAGCTGGCGCGGGGGTATCTGGACGAGTCCTGTTAG
- a CDS encoding HGxxPAAW family protein — MSLYDEGHTVAGWTGTAVGAVGATALGLGVCGWTPGFALGAVVSVAALVVTWVLHLVGWGKPPGPRPRDQWSLRVRDRSARGGHVDCLGCRLAGRRRAPASLPAAPGPGPAVPGSATGPDITVAAPATVPAGDASH, encoded by the coding sequence ATGAGTCTCTACGACGAGGGACACACCGTCGCCGGCTGGACGGGCACCGCCGTCGGCGCCGTGGGGGCGACCGCGCTCGGGTTGGGCGTCTGTGGCTGGACCCCCGGGTTCGCCCTCGGCGCCGTCGTCTCGGTCGCGGCACTCGTCGTCACCTGGGTCCTGCACCTCGTCGGCTGGGGCAAGCCTCCGGGCCCCCGCCCCCGCGACCAGTGGAGCCTCCGAGTCCGCGACCGCTCCGCGCGCGGCGGCCACGTCGACTGCCTCGGCTGCCGCCTGGCGGGCCGCCGGCGCGCCCCGGCCTCGCTCCCCGCCGCACCCGGACCCGGACCCGCCGTACCCGGATCCGCCACTGGCCCCGACATCACGGTCGCCGCGCCCGCCACCGTCCCGGCGGGCGACGCATCGCACTGA
- a CDS encoding IS5 family transposase (programmed frameshift), which yields MGRGDLKDAEWERLRPFLPVSNGRCGRWRDHRQVIDGILHRVRTGVQWRNLPERFGPWKTVYERHRLWSADGTWERLLRQVQAEADAAGEIDWDISVGSTVVRAHEHAADAHRPAVGPASKGGRSGRTAGRNTVAGPRRPPGGGGAGGEGLGRSRGGFTTKLHLSADGRCRPLSLIITPGQRADCTQFEPVLEKNRVPRIGPGRPRKKPDSLPADKAYGNGPCREYLRRRGLRHTIPEKTDNQAARLRKGAHGERPPGFDEERHKKRKTVERAISRLKHAGAVATRYDKRGYVFLGTVTAAALTTWLRT from the exons ATGGGGCGGGGTGACCTGAAGGATGCCGAGTGGGAACGGCTTCGACCCTTCCTACCGGTCAGCAACGGGCGTTGCGGCAGGTGGCGGGATCACCGGCAGGTGATCGACGGGATTCTGCACCGGGTGCGGACCGGCGTTCAGTGGCGCAACCTGCCCGAACGGTTCGGCCCATGGAAGACGGTCTATGAACGCCACCGCCTGTGGTCGGCCGACGGAACCTGGGAACGCCTGCTCCGGCAGGTCCAGGCTGAGGCCGACGCGGCCGGAGAGATCGACTGGGACATCTCGGTCGGCTCCACCGTCGTGCGTGCACATGAGCACGCCGCCGACGCC CACCGACCCGCCGTCGGCCCCGCATCAAAGGGGGGGCGCAGCGGCAGAACAGCAGGGCGAAACACCGTGGCGGGGCCTCGTCGCCCGCCTGGTGGAGGTGGTGCAGGAGGTGAGGGCTTGGGCCGCTCGCGAGGCGGGTTCACGACCAAGCTCCACCTGAGTGCGGACGGCCGCTGCCGCCCGCTGTCTCTGATCATCACACCGGGACAGCGGGCGGACTGCACACAGTTCGAGCCGGTGTTGGAGAAGAACCGCGTCCCGCGGATCGGGCCGGGCAGGCCGCGGAAGAAGCCTGACAGCCTCCCGGCTGACAAGGCGTACGGCAACGGCCCCTGCCGCGAGTACCTGCGTCGCCGGGGTCTCCGGCACACGATCCCGGAGAAGACTGACAACCAGGCAGCCCGCCTGCGCAAAGGGGCACACGGCGAGCGGCCACCGGGCTTCGACGAAGAGCGGCACAAGAAGCGCAAAACCGTCGAACGGGCGATCAGTCGGCTCAAGCACGCCGGAGCAGTGGCCACCCGCTACGACAAGCGCGGCTACGTCTTCCTGGGCACCGTCACCGCCGCAGCCCTCACCACCTGGCTCCGTACCTGA